One stretch of Elusimicrobiota bacterium DNA includes these proteins:
- a CDS encoding MFS transporter, whose amino-acid sequence MNRRLTLSILSVSLLTIMASAAISPALAKIAQAFPGADKTLIKLILTMPSLLITPFALLSGWLAIRVSKKSILFWGLAIYCVAGVGGGFARTIPQLLVIRAILGIGIGLIMPLSTTLIADFFEGEARTKMMGLSGAVNNIGGVAFLSVSGWLACISWRLSFGVYALSLVTMVMTFLWLPEPRAQASAGPARLNGSVFRCSLYGLLMMIAFYALPTNLALFIESQRTLFYSQKPLFKNAEDLRQHLETGTVSDITLAAFRDSGITLKEPVLLSAEEPGKKWKIRDAAREYLVQKEDKRLVILAERLGRPAIAGYALSVMTLGGVLSGLLLPLLSRRMGRLAYPFCIALMGLGFYILGRSTSLWMVFASVPLIGFSSGVLVPALFLTVQKTVEPQSRALGMAVVGGGIFLGQFLSPLALKVTALFPGRDPGVTTFMTVAAGLFAAAIVGLFMSKPKGGPAVAAGPAVNGGKA is encoded by the coding sequence CTTACCATGCCTTCCCTGCTGATCACCCCGTTCGCCCTTTTGTCCGGCTGGCTGGCTATCCGCGTAAGTAAAAAGTCCATCCTTTTCTGGGGACTGGCTATTTATTGCGTGGCCGGCGTCGGCGGCGGGTTCGCCCGGACCATTCCGCAATTGCTGGTCATACGCGCCATTCTGGGCATAGGCATCGGTTTGATCATGCCCCTTTCCACCACGCTGATCGCCGATTTCTTCGAGGGGGAGGCCCGCACCAAAATGATGGGGCTTTCGGGAGCGGTCAACAATATCGGTGGCGTGGCCTTTTTATCCGTTTCCGGCTGGCTGGCCTGCATAAGCTGGCGCCTGTCGTTCGGGGTGTACGCGCTGTCCCTGGTCACTATGGTCATGACCTTCCTGTGGCTTCCGGAACCCCGGGCGCAGGCGTCAGCCGGTCCGGCGCGTTTGAACGGCTCGGTGTTCCGCTGTTCCCTGTACGGCCTTCTGATGATGATCGCGTTCTACGCCCTGCCCACCAACCTGGCGCTCTTCATAGAAAGCCAAAGGACCCTCTTTTACTCCCAAAAGCCGCTGTTCAAGAACGCGGAAGACCTCCGCCAGCATTTGGAAACCGGGACAGTTTCGGATATTACCCTGGCGGCGTTCCGGGACAGCGGAATAACTCTTAAGGAGCCCGTCTTGTTATCGGCAGAGGAACCCGGGAAAAAATGGAAGATCCGCGACGCCGCCCGGGAATACCTGGTGCAGAAGGAAGACAAACGCCTGGTCATCCTCGCGGAAAGGCTGGGCCGCCCGGCCATCGCCGGCTATGCGCTCTCGGTCATGACGCTGGGCGGAGTTCTGTCGGGCCTGCTGCTGCCGTTATTGTCCCGGCGGATGGGAAGGTTAGCCTATCCCTTTTGCATCGCACTGATGGGACTCGGTTTTTATATTCTGGGACGGTCCACGTCGCTGTGGATGGTTTTTGCAAGCGTCCCCCTGATCGGTTTCAGCTCGGGCGTGCTGGTGCCGGCGCTATTTCTCACGGTCCAGAAAACGGTGGAGCCGCAATCGCGGGCACTGGGGATGGCCGTTGTCGGCGGCGGTATTTTCCTCGGGCAATTCCTTTCGCCGCTCGCCCTGAAGGTGACGGCGCTCTTTCCCGGGCGGGACCCCGGCGTGACGACGTTCATGACGGTGGCCGCCGGACTTTTTGCGGCCGCGATCGTCGGTCTTTTTATGTCGAAGCCGAAAGGCGGCCCTGCCGTAGCTGCGGGACCCGCCGTGAACGGGGGGAAAGCGTAG